GGGGCGGACACACGAGGGCACGTTCCACGACGCCCGGCGTTCCCTTCGCATCGAGGAACGATACAAGTGCTTCACCGACGCCGAGTTCCATGATGGCCTTCTCCACATCGAGCCCGGGGTTGGCCCGGAACGTTTCTGCCGCCGCCCTCACAGCCTTCTGGTCGCGCGGTGTGAACGCCCGAAGCGCATGTTGCACCCTGTTCCCGAGCTGCCCGAGAACGACGTCGGGGATGTCGAGCGGGTTCTGGCTGATGAAGTAGACGCCGACACCTTTTGAGCGGACGAGCCGGACGACCTGCTCGATCTTGGTGAGCAGCGGCTTCGGCGCATCGTTGAACAACAGATGGGCCTCGTCGAAGAAGAACACCAGCTTCGGCTTGTCGGCATCCCCCACTTCCGGCAGGCGTTCGAACAACTCCGCGAGCATCCAGAGAAGGAAGGTCGCATAGAGTTGCGGCGAGAGAAGGAGTTTGTCCGCGGCGAGAATGTTGATGATCCCGCGCCCCTTGGTGTCGGTCTGGATCAGGTCTTCCAGGTCAAGCGCGGGCTCGCCGAAGAACGTGTCCCCGCCCTGCTCCTCCAGTCCGAGCAAACCGCGCTGGATGGTACCGATACTGGCGGCCGACACGTTGCCGTAGCTTGTCTTGTACTCGGACGCATTGTTGCCCACGTGTTCGAGCATCGCGCGCAGGTCCTTGAGATCGAGCAGCAACAACCCGTTATCATCGGCGATCTTGAAGACCATGGTGAGCACACCCGACTGCGTATCGTTCAGCGCGAGGAGGCGCGACAGCAGCATCGGCCCCATCTCGGAGATGGTGGCACGGACCGGGTGGCCCTGCTCGCCGAACACATCCCAGAAGACCGCCGGTGAGGCGGCATACGCAAAGTCCTGCAGGCCGAGCTGTTTGATGCGCTCCTCGATCTTCGGTTTGCTGACGCCTGCCTGCGAGATGCCGGAGAGGTCTCCCTTGACGTCGGCCATGAACACGGGCACACCGATGCGGCTGAAGTGTTCGGCGAGGACCTGGAGGCTGACCGTCTTTCCGGTTCCTGTCGCGCCGGCGATCAGGCCATGGCGGTTGGCCATCGTGGGGAGGAGAAAGACTTCCCTGTCGCCTTTGGCGACCAGGAGGGGTTCGGGTGCGGCACTCATGAATGTTCCTCTGGGGTGGATGTGAGAGAACGCAATATATCAAAGGAGGGGAAAAAGGCAAAAGGAAAACGGGTGAAGGGGACGAAGGCCCGGAAACGCCGGCCGGACCGGCGCAGTGGGAGTGGCTGAAATGGGGACGGAAGGCCTGACGGAAGAACGGCGAAGGGCGGAGAACGTTGTGCCGTCTCCGCCCTTCACCTCTGGTCCTGCTCCGGTGTACTGCCGGGGATCACTTCGCCTGTGCGAACTCCATCAGCAGGGTGATGTCCACGGTCTCGCCCACGACCAGCCCGCCTGCCTCCACGGCCTTGTTCCATTTCACGCCGAAGTCAAAGCGATTGATCGCGGTGGTCGCCTTGAAGCCGATCTTGGTGTTGCCCCTGGGATCCTTCACGGTACCGGTGTAGCGGGCATTCAGCACCACCGGCTTTGTGACATCGCGGATGGTGAGGTCGCCCTTGATCACATAGGTATCGGTGCCGGTCTTCTCGAACGACGTGCTCGTGAACGTGATCGCCGGGAACTTGTCGGCATTGAAGAAATCGTCCGAGCGAAGGTGCTTGTCGCGCCCTTCGTTGTCGGTATTGATGCTGGCGGTCTTGATCGTGGCGGACAGCGAGCTTCCTGCGAAGTCGGCGGTGCCCTTCTGCGTGAAGGTCACGTCGAACTCGCGGAAATTCCCGGGGACCTCGGCGATGACCATATGGGTGACGGAGAACTTGACCGCGCTGTGGGCATTGTCAAGCTTCCACGTGGTCTGGGCAACGGCCCCGCTGATGGCGAGGACGAGGGTGAGGACGGCAAGGATCGTGCGCTGCATAGGCGGCTCCTGAACATGGACGTTGGGGTCGAGTACCGATATACCTATGGAACGCAGGAGAGGCAAGCGGAAGTTCCCCGCCGGGGCAATTATTTTAAATTTGAAGTAATTCCCTGTTCTTCCGCCCCCCGGCCGAGCTTCCGCAGCAGGTCCCCCAGGCGTTCCTGTTCCTCGGCGGACAGGACGGAGGCGATCCGCGCCACCGCTTCCGCATGCCGCGGAAAGATCCGCCGGAACAACCTCGTCCCCCGGGGCGTCAGGGCCACGAAGACCACGCGACGGTCCAGGGTGCTGACCGTCCGCTTGACCAGCCCCACCCGGATGAGATTGTTCACCACCACGGTGATGTTCCCTCCCGTCGACAGGCTTGTGTGCGCCAGATCGCCCAGCGTCATCCGCCCCTTGTGGCCAAGGGATTCCAGAACGCCGAACTGGGCCTGCGTCAGGCCGTACCGCCGGATGTCCCCGGCGGTCAACCTGCTCATCGTCGCGTACGCCCGGGCCAGCTTCACCCACATGCCCAGTGCGCGGTCCGCCACCTGCCCGTACCTCCCGTTCGATCTCATATCCGATCCTTCTGCTTTACCTGTGGCCTCGCATGACGTTGCATCTCCACGGGATTTTCCCGAACTTCCTGAGCACAATGGAGATGACCATGAACATCCTCGTGACCGGAGGCTCCGGCTTCATCGGGAGCCATATCGTTGAACACTATCACCGGAAGGCGTCCGTAACGGTCCTCGACAGCTTCCGCTCCGGGTTCCGTCACAACCTCGAAGGCTTCAACGTGCGCCTCGTGGAAGGAAGCGTGACGGATGAAACCCTTGTCCATCAGCTCATGAAGGGTGTGGACTACGTGTTCCACCTCGCTGCGCTGGTGAGCGTCCCGGAATCCATGGAGAAGCCACGCGAAACGGTGGACATCAACGTCCGCGGTGCCCTCCATGTCCTGGAAGCGGCGCGCGCAAGCGGCGTGCGCAAGGTCGTGATCTCGTCCTCCGCCGCGATCTACGGCAACAATCCCGTGGTGCCCAAACTCGAGAGCATGGTCCCCGAGCCGCGCAGCCCGTATGCGATCACCAAACTCGACGATGAGTATTACGCGCGCATGTTCACCGAGGACTGCAATCAGCCGGTCACCTGCCTCCGGTACTTCAACGTCTTCGGCCCACGCCAGAATCCGAAATCGCAGTACGCTGCCGCCGTTCCCATCTTCATCGACCGCTGTCTGCGCAATGAGGACCTGGTGATCTACGGCGACGGCGAACAGACCAGAGACTTCATCTACGTCAAGGATATCGTTGCCGCGAACGCGGCCGCCGCAGAAGGGAATGCCACGGGAGTCTACAACATCGCGTGCGGCAGGAGCATGAGCATCCGCGCGCTCGCCGACACGCTGAAGAAGATCACGGGCTCCTCCAGCCGCATCATCCACGCCGAGGAGCGCGCGGGCGACGTGAAACACTCGCTCGCCGATACGACCCGGGCACGCACCCTGCTGGGATTCGCGCCCTCCTTCACCCTGGAAGACGGCTTCACGGCGACCATCGACTGGCTGCGCACCCGCCGGGCCTAGTCACGATACCTCCGCGATCACCTGCCGGCGGGAGCCGGGGCACCCCCTCCCGCCGCGCGCTTCCGTATCACCTTCACGGTCTCCCCCACGATCAACACCAGCAGCGACGCTGCAAGGATGTATCCCACATGCGCCGGCTTCAGCGCCGTGGTCATGAACACCGCGTCCAGGCCGGGCACATAGACCGTCAGCCCGGTGAGCACGACCGTGATCGCCATGCTGGCATACAACACCGGATTCGGATGCCGCGAGGCCCGGCCGCGGACCACCGAGTCGGTCAGCGAACGGCAGTTCAGGCCGTTCACGAGCCGTGACGCGATGAGCGCCCAGTAGAACAGGGTCATGGCGTAGATCTCGGACATCTGCATATCGAGCGCGAGTGTGTACACCCCGAGCGGCACGAGACCGATCACCAGGCCGATCACCCCGATCATCGTGAGCGCGTTCGTGTCGAGCATCCCTTCCGACCGGCGGCGCGGCGTATGACGCATGATGCCGCTTTCCGGCGGTTCGACGCCCAGGGCGATCGCGATCAGGCCGTCCATGATGAAGTTGATGAACAGCACCTGCACGGCGGCAAGCGGCAGCGGCATGCCGGCGAGCAACGCGATGACGAGCGCGAGGACCGTGCCAAGGTTCCCGCTGAGAAGGAAGACGAGATATTTCCGGATGTTCTGAAAGATGCTGCGCCCTTCGCGGACGGCTTCCACGATCGTCGCGAAATTGTCGTCCGTGAGGATCATGTCGGACGCTTCTTTGCTCACGTCGGTACCGGTGATCCCCATGGCCACCCCGATATCCGCACGCTTGAGCGACGGCGCATCATTCACGCCGTCGCCCGTCATCGCCACTACTTCTCCGTGGCTCAGGAATGCGTTCACGATCCGGAGTTTGTGCTCCGGCGAGATGCGCGCAAAGATGTCCGTCGTCTTCACCGCCACGGCGAGCTCATCGTCCGACATCCGGTCGAGGTCCGCTCCGGCAAGCGCACCCGCCCCATCACGGAGGATCCCGAGTTCCCTGCCGACCGCCAGCGCCGTCACGAGATGGTCGCCGGTGATCATCACCGGACGGATGCCGGCCTGCCTGCACGTACGGATGGCGTCGAACACTTCAGGACGCGGCGGGTCCTGGATCCCGACAAGGCCTGCAAAGATGAGCCCCCGTTCCGCCCCGGAGAGGTCCTCCCGTGGGCCGGTCCGCTTGTATCCGAGTGCCAGCACGCGGAGCGCATCCTGTGCCATCTCCTTCGCCTGTTGCAGGAGAAGAGTGATGCGTGCTTCGTTCAACGCCACATCCCCCGCAGCGGTGTGTTCATGGGTGCAGAGAGCGAGGACGACCTCCGGTGCACCCTTGGTGCACACCAGCGCGCCGTTCCCATCGTTGTGGACCGTGGTCATGCATTTCCGTTCCGATGTGAACGGGATCTCGTCGATGCGTTGATACTCCTGCGTCAGCACCCCGTGATCGAGCCCGGCCTTCGCCGCGGCGACCACGAGCGCACCCTCGGTAGGATCCCCGATGATCACCCAATGACCCGGCGCCGGTTCCTGCAACAGCGCATCATTGCACAACAACCCGGTCACCAGGATTTGCCTGATCACCGGGTCCGGAAGCGGGGGGATCGCCTTGCCCCCCTTCAGGAAGGATCCACGTGGCTCGAACCCGGCACCGGTGATCCCGTATGTCACACCTCCGCAGACGAGACGGCGAACGGTCATCTCGTTCTGGGTGAGCGTTCCGGTCTTGTCCGAACAGATGATCGACGTCGCACCCAGCGTTTCCACCGCGGGCAATTTGCGGATGAGCGCATTCCGGGTCGCCATGCGCCTCACACCGAGCGCCAGCGTGATCGTGACGACGGCCGGCAGGGCCTCGGGGATCACGGCGACGGCGATCGCGACGCCCCAGATGAACATCTGCAGCACAGGATAGCCCTGTAATAATCCGAGCCCGCTCATGGCAACAGCAAGGATGAACGATGCGATCCCCAGCGTGCGCCCGAGCTTATCGAGCACGACCTGCAACGGCGTCCTGGTCTGCCCCGTCCCCTGCAGCAACGCGGCGATCTTTCCGAACTCCGTTGCGCCACCGGTACCAATGACAACCGCGGTCCCCCGCCCCTGCACCACGGAGGTCCCGCTGAACACCATGTTGGTGCGGTCGCCGAGGGGAAGGTTTTCACCGTCGAGAGGAAGGGTGGTCTTGCGCGTGGCGAGCGACTCGCCGGTGAGCGTGGATTCGTCCACCTCAAGGTGCGGTGCATCGATGATCCGGGAGTCCGCGGGAACAGCATCACCGGTCTTCAGCACGATGACGTCCCCCGGGACGACCTCGCGTGCGGGAACGAGCTGGTCTTTGCCATCGCGCCGGACGGTGGCATTCGGCGCGGCAAGACGCTGGAGGGCCTCGAGGGCGCGTTCCGCCTGATACTCCTGGATGAAGCCAACGATCCCGGCCAGGATGACGATGACCAGGATCGCGATCGCTTCAACCCACTCCCCCATGAACGCGGAGATCCCGGCGGCAGCGAAGAGCGTCAGGATAAGGATGCTGGCAAACTGCCGGAGGAAGAGGACGATGACGGATTCCTGTTGCGCCTTCGGCAACTCGTTCGCGCCTTGCGAGGACAGCCGCCGGGCAGCCTCGTCGGGGTGCAAGCCATCGGCCCCCGACTTCACGCGTCGCAGAACGTCGTCAACGGGGAAGGAATGCCACGGCTGTCCGTGTTTCTCCGATACTTCCCCCGCGGGACGCCGTGCGACGTCTGCGGCTTCGGTCATAGCGCGCGCCCGGAGGCCATCGCCTCAAGGCGTGCGATACGTTCTTCCATCGGCGGATGGGTGCTGAAGAGTTTCATGACGCCGCCGCCGCTGAGCGGGTTCACGATGAACATGTGCGCGGTGCTGGGCGACGCGTCCATCGGTATCTGATGTGCGCGCGCTTCAAGCTTGCGGAGCGCATTGGCGAGGCTCATGGGATTGCCGGCCATCTGCGCACCCCCTTCATCGGCCATGAACTCGCGGGAACGCGAGATCGCCATCTGGATCAGCATCGCCGCGAACGGCGCCACGATCATCATGACGAGTCCCCCGATCGGGCTCCCGCCCTCACGGTCATCGGAGCTGCGGCCTCCGCCGAAGATCATCGCCCATTGGGCCATGTTCGCGATCATACTGATCGCACCGGCCATCGTCGCCGCGATCGTCCCGATCAGGATATCGCGGTGCTTCACGTGGGCAAGCTCATGCGCGATCACGCCACGCAGTTCATCGCGCGACAGCAAACGCATGATACCTTCGGTCACGGCAATGGCCGCATGATCCGGGTCGCGCCCTGTCGCAAAGGCATTCGGCTGGTCGCCGCGGATGAGATACACTTTCGGCATCGGCAACCCACCGTTGGCCGCAAGTTCCCGGGTGATCTGGAACAGTTCCGGCGCATCCGCCTGGGTGAGCTCCTGTCCGCCGTACATGCGCAGCACGATCTTATCGCTGAACCAGTACGACCCCACGTTCATCACCAACGCCATCACGAACGCGATCATCATCCCGCCTTTGCCGCCGATCAGGCTGCCGGCGAACACCAGCAGGACCGTCATGACCGCCATGAGAAAAACCGTTTTTGTAGTATTCATAGAGTTCTCCAGAGACGTCTTGTACATTCTACCCGCAGATCACGAGATTTTCGAAGACAAGGATACGGATCGGCTCCCACTTCCAACACCGGGGAACGGGCGGAAGTTCAACGGCATAAGATACAACGAAGTATCAATGATGGCAAGGGTTTACAGCTCTGCGCAGGCCGCGGCCGTGGCCGCATCGCACTCTTGTCTCCGTACACCTTGATTCCCGCCGTAGTCCATGGTACATTGGAGAACTAACCGCTTGTCGTGCCGTTGTTGAGAGGATCTCCCGATGCTTACCGTCATTCGTTCCGCGTGGGTGTGGTTCGCGGTCACGCTCCTTGTCATTGTCTGGCTGCCGTTGCTCGGACTCATCCGCCTGTTCGACAGGAACCCGGTGCGGTTCACGACCGGGCGCTGGTTCAGGAATCTCGGCGTTGCGATGACGAAAGTGAATCCCCTGTGGAGCCTGCACGTGACCGGCTTCAGCGTGCCGCGGGAGCATACGCCCTTCGTGGTCGTCAGCAACCACCAGTCGCTTGCGGACATTCCTCTCATCTCCCACATCCCGTGGGAAATGAAGTGGATCGGGAAGGCAGAGCTGTTCGCGATCCCGGTCATGGGATGGATGATGAAGCTCGCGGGCGACATTAGCGTGGACCGCAAAGATGCGCGGAGCGGAGCGAGAACGATCATCCGTGCCTCACAGTATCTCGAGCAGAAATGTCCGGTGATGTTCTTCCCCGAAGGGACGCGTTCGCCGGACGGCCGGGTCGGCCGGTTCTCGGATGGCGCGTTCCATCTCGCCATTCGGACCCACACGCCGATCCTCCCCGTGGCGGTGGAAGGGTCCTCGGATGCGCTGCCGAAGCACAGCTGGCGATTCGGCAAACCGAGCGATATCCATGTCCACGTGCTGGACCCGGTGCCGACCGACGGCCTCACGCAGGCAGACCTCCCGGTATTGCGTGATCGGATCCGCCAGTCGATCATCCATGAGATCGCCCGCCGGCGGGGCGTCCCGGATGATCAGGTGGACGCGCTCGCAGGCGCGCCGGCGACCGGGGCTTCCTAGGCGGTCGGCCCCGCTTCACGAC
Above is a window of Ignavibacteriota bacterium DNA encoding:
- a CDS encoding DUF853 family protein, with amino-acid sequence MSAAPEPLLVAKGDREVFLLPTMANRHGLIAGATGTGKTVSLQVLAEHFSRIGVPVFMADVKGDLSGISQAGVSKPKIEERIKQLGLQDFAYAASPAVFWDVFGEQGHPVRATISEMGPMLLSRLLALNDTQSGVLTMVFKIADDNGLLLLDLKDLRAMLEHVGNNASEYKTSYGNVSAASIGTIQRGLLGLEEQGGDTFFGEPALDLEDLIQTDTKGRGIINILAADKLLLSPQLYATFLLWMLAELFERLPEVGDADKPKLVFFFDEAHLLFNDAPKPLLTKIEQVVRLVRSKGVGVYFISQNPLDIPDVVLGQLGNRVQHALRAFTPRDQKAVRAAAETFRANPGLDVEKAIMELGVGEALVSFLDAKGTPGVVERALVCPPHGQIGPVTPDQRAAIIKGSVLYGHYEKLVDRESAYEKLRARVAGAAAEPQQARGDAPVPLPKTRGGREPESIMASMAKSALRAAGTQIGREVIRGVLGSILGGRKR
- a CDS encoding polyisoprenoid-binding protein — translated: MQRTILAVLTLVLAISGAVAQTTWKLDNAHSAVKFSVTHMVIAEVPGNFREFDVTFTQKGTADFAGSSLSATIKTASINTDNEGRDKHLRSDDFFNADKFPAITFTSTSFEKTGTDTYVIKGDLTIRDVTKPVVLNARYTGTVKDPRGNTKIGFKATTAINRFDFGVKWNKAVEAGGLVVGETVDITLLMEFAQAK
- a CDS encoding MarR family transcriptional regulator → MRSNGRYGQVADRALGMWVKLARAYATMSRLTAGDIRRYGLTQAQFGVLESLGHKGRMTLGDLAHTSLSTGGNITVVVNNLIRVGLVKRTVSTLDRRVVFVALTPRGTRLFRRIFPRHAEAVARIASVLSAEEQERLGDLLRKLGRGAEEQGITSNLK
- a CDS encoding NAD-dependent epimerase/dehydratase family protein codes for the protein MNILVTGGSGFIGSHIVEHYHRKASVTVLDSFRSGFRHNLEGFNVRLVEGSVTDETLVHQLMKGVDYVFHLAALVSVPESMEKPRETVDINVRGALHVLEAARASGVRKVVISSSAAIYGNNPVVPKLESMVPEPRSPYAITKLDDEYYARMFTEDCNQPVTCLRYFNVFGPRQNPKSQYAAAVPIFIDRCLRNEDLVIYGDGEQTRDFIYVKDIVAANAAAAEGNATGVYNIACGRSMSIRALADTLKKITGSSSRIIHAEERAGDVKHSLADTTRARTLLGFAPSFTLEDGFTATIDWLRTRRA
- a CDS encoding cation-translocating P-type ATPase, which translates into the protein MTEAADVARRPAGEVSEKHGQPWHSFPVDDVLRRVKSGADGLHPDEAARRLSSQGANELPKAQQESVIVLFLRQFASILILTLFAAAGISAFMGEWVEAIAILVIVILAGIVGFIQEYQAERALEALQRLAAPNATVRRDGKDQLVPAREVVPGDVIVLKTGDAVPADSRIIDAPHLEVDESTLTGESLATRKTTLPLDGENLPLGDRTNMVFSGTSVVQGRGTAVVIGTGGATEFGKIAALLQGTGQTRTPLQVVLDKLGRTLGIASFILAVAMSGLGLLQGYPVLQMFIWGVAIAVAVIPEALPAVVTITLALGVRRMATRNALIRKLPAVETLGATSIICSDKTGTLTQNEMTVRRLVCGGVTYGITGAGFEPRGSFLKGGKAIPPLPDPVIRQILVTGLLCNDALLQEPAPGHWVIIGDPTEGALVVAAAKAGLDHGVLTQEYQRIDEIPFTSERKCMTTVHNDGNGALVCTKGAPEVVLALCTHEHTAAGDVALNEARITLLLQQAKEMAQDALRVLALGYKRTGPREDLSGAERGLIFAGLVGIQDPPRPEVFDAIRTCRQAGIRPVMITGDHLVTALAVGRELGILRDGAGALAGADLDRMSDDELAVAVKTTDIFARISPEHKLRIVNAFLSHGEVVAMTGDGVNDAPSLKRADIGVAMGITGTDVSKEASDMILTDDNFATIVEAVREGRSIFQNIRKYLVFLLSGNLGTVLALVIALLAGMPLPLAAVQVLFINFIMDGLIAIALGVEPPESGIMRHTPRRRSEGMLDTNALTMIGVIGLVIGLVPLGVYTLALDMQMSEIYAMTLFYWALIASRLVNGLNCRSLTDSVVRGRASRHPNPVLYASMAITVVLTGLTVYVPGLDAVFMTTALKPAHVGYILAASLLVLIVGETVKVIRKRAAGGGAPAPAGR
- the htpX gene encoding zinc metalloprotease HtpX → MNTTKTVFLMAVMTVLLVFAGSLIGGKGGMMIAFVMALVMNVGSYWFSDKIVLRMYGGQELTQADAPELFQITRELAANGGLPMPKVYLIRGDQPNAFATGRDPDHAAIAVTEGIMRLLSRDELRGVIAHELAHVKHRDILIGTIAATMAGAISMIANMAQWAMIFGGGRSSDDREGGSPIGGLVMMIVAPFAAMLIQMAISRSREFMADEGGAQMAGNPMSLANALRKLEARAHQIPMDASPSTAHMFIVNPLSGGGVMKLFSTHPPMEERIARLEAMASGRAL
- a CDS encoding 1-acyl-sn-glycerol-3-phosphate acyltransferase encodes the protein MLTVIRSAWVWFAVTLLVIVWLPLLGLIRLFDRNPVRFTTGRWFRNLGVAMTKVNPLWSLHVTGFSVPREHTPFVVVSNHQSLADIPLISHIPWEMKWIGKAELFAIPVMGWMMKLAGDISVDRKDARSGARTIIRASQYLEQKCPVMFFPEGTRSPDGRVGRFSDGAFHLAIRTHTPILPVAVEGSSDALPKHSWRFGKPSDIHVHVLDPVPTDGLTQADLPVLRDRIRQSIIHEIARRRGVPDDQVDALAGAPATGAS